A window of Proteus columbae contains these coding sequences:
- the ybfF gene encoding esterase produces MKLNTLLNYQLHQPETTPVSNLPIVLIHGLFGDLNNLGVLGRALRQDNTVIQIDVRNHGHSPHSESMNYQDMAQDVLALLDSLTISKAIIIGHSMGGKIAMAMTALAPERIANIVVIDMSPVTYNVRRHDKIFAALEAVTEAKVTRRQDAVEIMRPFIKEEGVIQFLLKSFKNGEWLFNLPAIKNAYSDIIGWQEVPAWHHPVLFIRGGLSPYILDEYRENIARQFPLATAFVVANTGHWVHSEKPDTVIKAIRRFLEKA; encoded by the coding sequence ATGAAACTCAATACATTACTAAATTATCAATTACACCAACCTGAAACGACACCTGTATCTAATTTACCTATCGTCTTGATCCATGGCCTCTTTGGTGATCTCAATAATTTAGGTGTTTTAGGTCGTGCACTTCGTCAAGATAATACCGTGATACAAATTGATGTGCGTAACCATGGACACTCTCCTCATAGCGAAAGTATGAATTATCAAGATATGGCGCAAGATGTGCTCGCATTGCTTGACAGTTTAACTATCTCAAAAGCCATTATTATTGGGCACTCAATGGGAGGCAAAATTGCGATGGCGATGACAGCATTAGCTCCCGAACGTATTGCAAATATTGTTGTGATTGATATGTCACCCGTTACTTATAACGTTCGCCGCCATGACAAAATTTTTGCAGCGCTTGAAGCCGTAACAGAAGCTAAAGTCACACGTCGTCAAGATGCTGTGGAAATCATGCGTCCTTTTATTAAAGAGGAAGGTGTGATCCAATTTTTACTCAAATCATTCAAAAATGGTGAGTGGCTATTTAATTTACCTGCAATAAAAAATGCTTATTCAGATATTATTGGCTGGCAAGAGGTGCCGGCTTGGCATCATCCTGTATTATTTATTCGTGGCGGTTTATCACCTTACATTTTAGATGAGTATCGTGAAAACATCGCTCGTCAATTTCCGCTCGCGACCGCCTTTGTTGTCGCAAATACAGGGCATTGGGTACATTCAGAAAAGCCAGATACCGTTATTAAGGCTATTCGTCGTTTTTTAGAGAAAGCTTAG
- the seqA gene encoding replication initiation negative regulator SeqA gives MKKIEIDDELYRYIASETRHIGESASDILRRLLKLDAKQPVQPVVVTESVQVPVIKQEAEPTPITPAITPAKNPIREMRELLLSDSYAEKTKSVDRFLQILSTLYSLDSATFTQSAETVHGRTRIYFAGDEQTLLDSGRHTKPRHISGTPFWVITNSNTERKRTMVQSIMQDMQFPANEIDKVCGTI, from the coding sequence ATGAAAAAGATAGAAATTGATGACGAACTTTACCGCTATATTGCTAGCGAAACTAGACATATCGGTGAAAGCGCTTCAGATATTTTAAGGCGTCTACTGAAGCTCGATGCCAAACAGCCCGTACAACCAGTCGTTGTCACTGAGTCAGTACAAGTACCTGTTATTAAACAGGAAGCTGAACCTACACCTATAACACCAGCTATTACACCAGCAAAAAATCCGATCCGTGAAATGCGAGAACTGCTGTTATCTGATAGTTACGCAGAAAAAACAAAATCAGTTGATCGTTTTTTACAGATCCTTTCTACGTTATATAGCCTAGATAGTGCTACTTTTACTCAATCTGCTGAAACAGTACATGGACGAACACGCATCTATTTTGCTGGTGATGAACAAACATTACTCGATAGTGGACGTCATACAAAACCGCGCCATATTTCAGGCACGCCGTTTTGGGTTATCACTAACTCAAACACAGAGCGCAAGAGAACGATGGTACAAAGCATCATGCAGGATATGCAATTCCCTGCAAATGAGATTGATAAGGTGTGTGGAACTATCTAA
- the pgm gene encoding phosphoglucomutase (alpha-D-glucose-1,6-bisphosphate-dependent) has protein sequence MAIHPRAGQHTRQSDLINVAQLTSQYYSLKPQASNNAHRVKFGTSGHRGSANRHSFNEAHILAIAQAIAEVRAKNGVTGPCYVGKDTHGLSEPAFISVLEVLAANKVKVIIQENNGYTPTPAVSFSILTYNEAHQDIADGIVITPSHNPPEDGGIKYNPSNGGPADTDLTSVIEKRANELLENNLAGINRLSYDEALASGYIQAQDLIMPYVKALGDVVDMQAIKKAGLKLGVDPLGGSGIEYWKRIGEYYDLDLELVNDQVDQTFRFMTLDHDGVIRMDCSSPWAMEGLLQLRDKFDLAFANDPDYDRHGIVTPSGLMNPNHYLAAAINYLFRHRPQWAKDVKVGKTLVSSAMIDRVVADLGRELVEVPVGFKWFVQGLFSGEFGFGGEESAGASFLRFNGKPWSTDKDGIILCLLAAEMKAVTGKDPQEHYNELAQRFGSPSYNRIQASATHEQKALLSRLSPEMVTASTLAGDPITARLTHASGNGASIGGLKVMTDYGWFAARPSGTEEAYKIYCESFRGPEHRELIEKEAIEIVNNVFANK, from the coding sequence GTGGCAATTCATCCAAGAGCAGGGCAGCATACTCGTCAAAGTGATCTGATTAATGTGGCGCAATTAACGTCTCAATATTATTCACTTAAACCACAAGCTAGCAATAACGCTCATCGTGTGAAATTTGGTACATCTGGTCATCGTGGAAGTGCAAATCGCCATAGCTTTAATGAAGCACATATTCTGGCAATTGCGCAGGCTATTGCTGAAGTACGTGCTAAGAATGGAGTAACAGGGCCATGTTACGTGGGTAAAGATACCCATGGACTGTCAGAGCCTGCATTTATTTCTGTTTTAGAAGTACTTGCTGCCAATAAAGTTAAAGTGATTATTCAAGAAAATAATGGCTATACACCAACACCAGCAGTCTCTTTTTCTATTTTGACATACAACGAAGCACATCAAGATATTGCTGATGGTATCGTGATCACTCCATCTCATAATCCACCCGAAGATGGCGGTATTAAATATAATCCATCAAATGGTGGACCTGCTGATACCGATTTAACTTCAGTGATTGAAAAACGTGCCAATGAACTGCTTGAGAACAATTTAGCAGGGATCAATCGTCTTTCTTATGATGAAGCATTAGCAAGTGGTTATATTCAAGCACAAGACTTAATTATGCCTTATGTCAAAGCGTTAGGTGACGTTGTTGATATGCAAGCAATTAAGAAAGCGGGCTTAAAATTAGGTGTTGACCCATTAGGTGGTTCAGGCATTGAGTACTGGAAACGTATTGGTGAGTATTATGATCTTGATCTTGAATTAGTTAACGATCAAGTTGATCAGACATTCCGTTTTATGACACTTGATCACGATGGTGTTATTCGTATGGACTGTTCATCACCATGGGCAATGGAAGGCTTATTACAATTACGTGATAAATTTGATTTAGCCTTTGCTAACGATCCTGATTACGATCGCCATGGTATTGTGACACCTTCTGGTTTAATGAATCCTAACCACTATTTAGCGGCTGCAATTAACTATCTTTTCCGTCATCGTCCACAATGGGCTAAAGATGTAAAAGTGGGTAAAACACTGGTTTCAAGTGCAATGATTGACCGTGTTGTAGCAGATTTAGGTCGTGAATTAGTTGAAGTGCCTGTTGGCTTTAAATGGTTTGTTCAAGGCTTATTTAGTGGTGAGTTTGGCTTTGGTGGTGAAGAGAGTGCAGGGGCATCTTTCTTACGCTTTAATGGTAAACCTTGGTCAACTGATAAAGACGGTATCATTTTATGTCTGTTGGCTGCTGAAATGAAAGCAGTAACAGGTAAAGATCCGCAAGAGCATTACAACGAATTAGCGCAACGTTTTGGTTCACCAAGCTATAACCGTATTCAAGCATCAGCAACCCATGAACAAAAAGCGTTGTTATCACGTTTATCACCTGAAATGGTGACTGCAAGCACCTTAGCAGGTGATCCAATTACTGCACGTTTAACACATGCATCAGGTAATGGCGCATCTATTGGTGGCTTAAAAGTAATGACCGATTACGGTTGGTTTGCGGCTCGTCCTTCTGGCACTGAAGAAGCCTATAAAATTTACTGTGAAAGCTTCCGTGGCCCTGAGCATCGTGAATTAATTGAAAAAGAAGCCATTGAAATAGTAAATAATGTTTTTGCTAACAAATAA
- a CDS encoding DUF1456 family protein, translating into MQNNFVLRSVRYMLDLSDAHVVEIMKLADFTVTKELVNSWLKKDDEPEFVECDDNAMGHFLNGLIFYRRGKDENFPAPEVEKRITNNIILKKLRVAFELKDVDILKIYELADFRVSKPELSAVFRKPGHKNYRNCGDQLVRYFLKGLTETLRGKGKTVKK; encoded by the coding sequence ATGCAAAATAATTTCGTTTTACGAAGTGTACGTTACATGCTGGACCTAAGTGATGCACATGTTGTTGAAATCATGAAACTGGCTGATTTCACAGTCACAAAAGAGTTAGTAAATAGTTGGCTGAAAAAAGACGATGAGCCTGAGTTTGTTGAGTGTGACGATAATGCGATGGGGCATTTTTTAAATGGTCTAATTTTTTATCGTCGTGGCAAAGATGAGAATTTTCCAGCACCTGAAGTTGAAAAACGTATAACCAATAATATTATCTTAAAAAAACTGCGTGTCGCTTTTGAGTTAAAAGATGTTGATATTTTAAAGATTTATGAGCTTGCAGACTTTCGTGTTTCTAAGCCAGAACTCAGTGCAGTATTCCGTAAGCCTGGACATAAAAACTATCGTAACTGTGGCGATCAACTCGTGAGATATTTCCTTAAAGGGTTAACCGAAACCCTACGCGGTAAAGGTAAAACAGTTAAGAAATAA
- a CDS encoding type II toxin-antitoxin system ParD family antitoxin, translated as MARVTSVTLGEHFNGFVGEMINSGRYGNTSEVIRDALRMMEIREERIQIVRKMVLDGVNSPESKNNMDDIFARAEKDLNV; from the coding sequence ATGGCTCGAGTAACTAGTGTGACTTTGGGTGAACACTTTAATGGCTTTGTTGGTGAAATGATCAACTCAGGACGTTATGGAAATACCTCTGAAGTAATAAGAGACGCTTTACGTATGATGGAAATAAGAGAAGAACGGATCCAAATAGTTCGTAAAATGGTGCTAGATGGTGTGAATTCACCAGAAAGTAAAAATAACATGGATGATATTTTTGCAAGAGCTGAAAAGGATTTAAATGTATAA
- a CDS encoding type II toxin-antitoxin system RelE/ParE family toxin: MYKLSELAEEDIYQIARYTIQQFGVIQAKKYHDDLKRTFELLASAPWIGRECSWVCNGMRRLEFKKHSIYYLPKNNTLFIARLIHHSIDVDSLDFPE, translated from the coding sequence ATGTATAAACTTTCTGAGTTAGCAGAAGAAGATATTTATCAAATTGCGCGTTATACCATACAGCAATTTGGTGTAATTCAGGCAAAGAAATATCATGATGACTTGAAACGGACATTTGAGCTACTTGCTAGCGCACCCTGGATTGGGCGAGAGTGTAGTTGGGTGTGTAATGGTATGAGACGATTGGAGTTTAAAAAACACTCAATCTATTATCTACCAAAGAATAATACCTTATTTATTGCTCGCCTTATTCACCATTCAATAGATGTTGATTCTCTTGATTTTCCTGAATAA
- a CDS encoding YbfA family protein has translation MPAYNEYTKKHVLARRTGAVALGVVAFPVMIFHPKRAQFYSYIHRVWSKTSDKPVWLAKSEVALNSHK, from the coding sequence ATGCCAGCTTATAACGAATATACAAAAAAACATGTTTTAGCCCGTCGTACTGGTGCTGTTGCGCTAGGTGTTGTGGCATTTCCTGTTATGATTTTTCATCCTAAACGCGCACAATTTTATAGCTATATACACCGTGTATGGTCTAAAACAAGTGATAAACCCGTTTGGTTGGCAAAATCAGAAGTGGCACTAAATAGTCACAAATAA
- a CDS encoding type 2 GTP cyclohydrolase I, protein MKNTDLELVINEKLSIENFQDYAPNGLQVEGRPHIQKIVTGVTASQALLDEAVRLNADAILVHHGYFWKNEPVVIRSMKRNRLKTLLCNDINLFGYHLPLDAHPILGNNAQLALKMGVKVEGEILPLVPKGVFDLPLTPLELKARLEKALQRNVLHCGDNAPETIRNIAWCTGGGQGFIQDAAEQGVDAFVTGEVSEQTIHIAREMGVHFFAAGHHATERYGIKALGEWLAQTHHFDVTFVDIDNPA, encoded by the coding sequence ATGAAGAATACTGATCTGGAATTAGTGATTAATGAGAAGTTAAGCATTGAAAACTTTCAAGATTATGCACCTAATGGACTTCAAGTCGAAGGACGCCCTCATATTCAAAAAATAGTAACGGGTGTAACGGCAAGCCAAGCATTACTTGATGAAGCTGTACGATTAAACGCTGATGCAATTTTAGTACACCATGGTTACTTTTGGAAAAATGAGCCTGTTGTTATTCGCTCAATGAAGCGTAACCGTTTAAAGACATTACTTTGTAATGACATTAATCTTTTTGGTTATCACTTGCCGTTAGATGCTCACCCAATCTTAGGTAACAACGCTCAGTTAGCGTTAAAAATGGGTGTTAAAGTTGAAGGTGAAATATTACCTTTAGTGCCTAAAGGTGTGTTTGATTTACCTTTAACACCTCTTGAATTAAAAGCACGTTTAGAAAAAGCATTACAACGCAATGTATTGCATTGTGGTGATAATGCACCTGAAACTATTCGTAATATTGCTTGGTGTACAGGCGGTGGACAGGGCTTTATTCAAGATGCAGCAGAGCAGGGGGTGGATGCTTTTGTGACTGGTGAAGTTTCGGAACAAACTATTCATATCGCAAGAGAAATGGGTGTCCATTTTTTTGCAGCGGGACATCATGCGACAGAGCGTTATGGTATTAAAGCATTAGGTGAATGGCTTGCTCAAACACATCACTTTGATGTGACATTTGTCGATATTGATAATCCAGCATAA
- a CDS encoding SWIM zinc finger family protein — protein MSWQTVYFHYDEDALTVFANAGLLRRAKKDVDNEKVSLTDANTGQFSSDGQNVVLHEAGIQQASCDCSASGCCKHILAAVLWLQANNSADNSNNDKSGEASSEAITEQVEIAPLLPTLFALEPEVLIKKAGKSACRAAIKLVEQWETTTLNLEDTGTQLKIQLPDVEEPVIFLQGSGYDGMLSPFSDSQKKAFHLAIVAKIFEQHAQPWVWPEDLIIVQSSKRPLNDEESALITTIEQFIYDLLRQGLSHISLSSATQLHLLNMSARAEGLPRLASYLRTLSTQVKLLAERHFTMDESNVLRLLAHISAYLFQLSNATPEQLKVLRGQLRRQYDDKKTSLSLIPIGANWWTAQSGALGATFTFWDRKEKQLLQATQARPNQLDTLFNRYSVWNSLSLWKQTSDKLMRRPFLLQEPRISDEGKLATIGESFAQSQTDFLDITDYQNLQTELGINNWQALPDYFANQPEGFLSPLVLHIKSYKPLIWYEIEQCVIWDVSDNHDNSAFLRLYWEGTMQNNLEELRYLTKRELEIVAVTVQPVRRDLNMDLLPTTIWLKTTKGIELFYLDFDQFPRKKKQSEFISRIQEYMAKRKQQTAMHHSEPTLAQKFCRPILSVLEAQACTGRALLSEMQKEQLEISKHTADDLGMTLIANQLARYLTLTTRDPQALLQLIWLCDNLQQLQSPLPIQLNE, from the coding sequence ATGAGTTGGCAAACTGTTTACTTTCATTACGATGAAGATGCGCTCACTGTATTTGCTAATGCAGGATTATTAAGACGCGCAAAAAAAGATGTTGATAACGAAAAAGTTTCACTCACTGATGCCAATACAGGGCAGTTTAGTAGTGATGGACAAAATGTTGTTTTACATGAAGCGGGGATCCAACAAGCCAGTTGTGATTGTTCGGCATCAGGTTGTTGTAAACATATTTTAGCTGCCGTTTTATGGCTACAAGCCAATAATAGTGCTGATAATTCAAATAACGATAAGAGTGGTGAAGCATCATCAGAAGCCATTACTGAACAGGTTGAAATCGCCCCTCTGTTACCCACGCTATTTGCTCTTGAGCCGGAAGTCTTAATCAAAAAAGCCGGAAAATCAGCCTGTCGTGCGGCCATTAAATTAGTTGAGCAGTGGGAAACGACAACATTAAATTTAGAAGACACAGGGACACAGTTAAAAATTCAACTCCCTGATGTTGAAGAGCCGGTTATTTTCTTACAAGGTAGTGGTTACGATGGCATGTTATCGCCTTTTTCTGACTCACAGAAAAAAGCATTCCACCTTGCTATTGTGGCTAAAATATTTGAACAACATGCTCAACCTTGGGTTTGGCCTGAAGATTTAATCATTGTGCAATCTTCAAAACGCCCTCTTAATGATGAAGAGTCAGCGTTAATAACAACCATTGAACAGTTTATTTATGATCTCTTACGCCAAGGGTTATCACATATCAGCTTAAGCAGTGCCACACAGTTGCACTTATTGAATATGTCGGCTCGAGCAGAGGGTTTACCTCGTTTAGCGTCTTATTTACGAACATTAAGCACCCAAGTCAAACTATTAGCAGAAAGACATTTCACTATGGATGAAAGCAATGTCTTGCGCTTATTAGCTCATATTTCAGCCTATCTATTCCAATTATCCAATGCGACACCTGAACAGTTAAAAGTATTACGAGGACAACTTCGTCGTCAATATGACGATAAAAAAACGAGTCTCTCGCTTATTCCAATTGGTGCAAACTGGTGGACAGCACAAAGTGGTGCATTAGGAGCAACCTTTACCTTTTGGGATAGAAAAGAGAAGCAGCTCTTACAAGCGACACAAGCACGCCCTAATCAACTTGATACTCTGTTTAACCGTTATAGTGTTTGGAATAGTTTATCGTTATGGAAACAAACATCCGATAAGTTAATGCGCCGCCCTTTTTTATTACAAGAGCCTCGTATTTCTGATGAAGGAAAACTGGCGACTATTGGCGAAAGTTTTGCACAAAGCCAAACTGATTTTCTTGATATTACGGATTACCAAAATCTACAAACTGAATTAGGGATCAACAATTGGCAAGCGTTGCCGGACTATTTTGCTAATCAACCTGAAGGATTTCTTTCGCCTCTCGTCTTACATATCAAAAGCTATAAGCCATTAATTTGGTATGAAATAGAGCAGTGCGTTATTTGGGATGTTTCAGATAATCATGACAATTCAGCCTTCTTACGTCTTTATTGGGAAGGAACGATGCAAAATAATCTGGAAGAATTACGTTATCTCACTAAACGAGAATTAGAGATAGTTGCAGTCACGGTACAGCCTGTTCGACGTGATTTAAATATGGATTTATTGCCAACGACCATTTGGCTTAAAACGACAAAAGGCATTGAACTGTTTTATCTCGATTTTGACCAATTTCCGCGTAAGAAAAAACAGTCTGAGTTTATTAGTCGTATTCAAGAATATATGGCTAAACGTAAACAACAAACGGCGATGCATCACAGTGAGCCGACCTTGGCACAAAAATTCTGTCGCCCTATTTTGTCAGTATTAGAAGCCCAGGCATGTACTGGGAGAGCATTGCTTTCTGAAATGCAAAAAGAGCAGTTAGAGATAAGCAAGCATACTGCTGACGATTTAGGAATGACATTAATTGCCAACCAATTAGCTCGTTATCTGACATTAACGACACGAGATCCACAAGCTTTATTACAGTTAATTTGGCTATGCGATAATCTGCAACAATTACAAAGCCCATTACCCATTCAGCTTAATGAGTAG
- a CDS encoding VWA domain-containing protein encodes MSQHNDDMPEDKIKQAKRWRLILGQYADDALGQATFNADDLKVERTLDFLYRREYQRRGLRQERGRHGSLDASQLTAVNWLNQARKLFPNSTFERMQSQAIERYQISSFLKDPNTLKAMEPTKALAKTLLSLRGRMSEETRDAVKTIIRQVVDDILRQIRNNFRQSLTGRRNRFRRSLVPNSRNFDWRATIAANLKHYDTQNRRLVIETPYFNSRMQQHFPWDVILCVDQSASMSSSIMYAAVCASILASLPAVNVSLVVFDTQVVDLSHLADDPVEVLMTVQLGGGTDIAGAMQYCESLVKNPKRTVISLISDFEEGGSLNRLLDCTQRLNSQQVKLLGLAALDDEAQPVYDSAIAQKLADRGMQVAALTPEHFAQWLAEVMQ; translated from the coding sequence ATGAGTCAGCATAATGACGATATGCCTGAAGATAAAATAAAACAAGCAAAACGCTGGCGCCTGATTTTAGGGCAATATGCTGATGATGCTCTAGGGCAAGCTACTTTTAATGCTGATGATTTAAAAGTGGAGCGCACGCTCGATTTTCTCTATCGCCGAGAATATCAACGCCGAGGATTACGCCAAGAACGAGGACGTCATGGATCACTCGATGCCTCTCAACTCACCGCGGTGAACTGGCTTAATCAAGCACGTAAGCTATTCCCTAATAGCACATTTGAACGTATGCAATCACAGGCAATTGAACGCTACCAAATTAGTAGCTTTCTTAAAGATCCCAATACGTTAAAAGCGATGGAGCCAACAAAAGCGTTAGCTAAAACATTATTAAGCTTACGTGGGCGAATGAGTGAAGAAACACGAGATGCGGTTAAAACCATTATTCGTCAAGTGGTTGATGATATTTTACGTCAAATTCGCAATAACTTTCGCCAATCATTAACGGGACGTCGTAATCGCTTTAGACGCTCTTTGGTGCCTAACAGTCGCAACTTTGATTGGCGCGCAACCATCGCTGCAAACTTAAAACATTACGATACCCAAAATCGTCGTTTAGTTATTGAAACACCTTATTTTAACTCACGGATGCAACAGCACTTTCCATGGGATGTTATTCTTTGTGTTGACCAAAGTGCGTCAATGTCTAGCTCAATTATGTATGCCGCTGTTTGCGCTAGTATTTTAGCTTCATTACCTGCTGTTAATGTCTCTTTAGTGGTTTTTGATACCCAAGTTGTCGATTTATCGCACTTAGCAGACGATCCCGTTGAAGTTTTAATGACGGTACAATTAGGGGGCGGTACGGATATTGCAGGTGCAATGCAATATTGCGAAAGCTTAGTTAAAAATCCTAAACGTACGGTTATTTCACTTATTAGTGACTTTGAAGAAGGTGGCTCCTTAAATCGCTTATTAGATTGCACACAGCGCCTTAATAGCCAACAAGTTAAATTATTAGGGCTTGCGGCTCTTGATGATGAGGCTCAACCTGTTTATGACTCTGCAATTGCACAAAAACTTGCAGACAGAGGCATGCAAGTTGCAGCGTTAACACCTGAACATTTCGCACAATGGTTGGCAGAGGTAATGCAATGA